Sequence from the Paenibacillus riograndensis SBR5 genome:
ATTGTCCAAGGCTCTGTTGGGTCTGTCAACGCAGTGTCTGGAGGTACAGCATCTAGCTGCGCAGCACCCCGCTATCCGGGTGTGAACTGGAGCTCGGGAAAAATCCAGGCGTAGGACTGATAATAGCCGCTGTTAATGTTTTTATTCCCGGTTATCGGGCGATAAGGGGAAACGAAACGTTCATATTCAGGATCACTGTAAATCCTGGACATGGCTTCGTACAAATCCAGCGGCCATGTATCGGAAGCCAGCGGAGCCGGGAATTTCTGAGCGTCGCCGTAAGGCCATTCCGCTATGCGCCCATCGGCATAATAAAAGAAGGTATCGAGTGCCTTCTTGACGCTTTTTCCGCCCGGAGAGGTCCAGTGGAACAAATTCTCGCCGGTAGTGTCAGCGACTAGCTTGATGGCAGCCGTGAGGGGAGCAAGGGAGAAATAATGATACCAGACCGCATTGCTTCCTCTTGTTGTTTCTTCCGGAATGAGTCCGGAAGTTTCAAGAGAGCTGTCTATATGCTCCTTGAGGTTGGCGACTTCTTCAGCAAAACGGGCTTGGTCGCCCATCAGGCGGAACAAGGATAATTGGGCATACAAGCTCCAGCTCCACCAGTTGTTCCGGAGCGGAATGCGATCCCACTCGGGCAGGCACACACCGGTCATCCAGGCAATGAACTGGTCTTGGTTCTCCTTGCGCCAGCCGGAATAGCCTTGGAGCAGCCCGGCCGCCTGGATCAGCCCTGTTCCCAGATAGGCGGAGACCAGCGGGCCGTCATCACCGGTCAGCACCTTGTTGATGGCCGCCCAGCCATCAATCAATTCCAGCGCTTTATCCGCATATTCGGCCCTGCCGGTGTGGCCGAAGGCCAACGCCGTTGTGCAGGCCGCCTGGGCATCCTCTTCCATCAACCGTTTGGCTGCCTGATGGCCGGCCATGTCGAAATAAAAGCCGGGAATATCCCATGCCGGAACGGCGTGGCAGCTAACGGACATACTGTCATTTGCAACTTGCAGCAGCTGTTGTAATGCAGGCTGGGTGTTCATAAGTGCATCTATCCTTTCGGTTTCCGGCTCAAGTCGTTACCGTTCATACCAATAGCCCGGCACTCCGCGCTCCAGCCGCATCAAGGCCTCCAGATAAAAATAGTCCCCCCAGATCACATAATCATCAGGCGAAATATCAAGCCGGACGGCATAGGAACCTCGGTTCAGCAGTCCTTGTGCATCCGGCTCCCCCTTCGTGGAGTAGTTGGCGGCAAGGGAGGCAACGATTCTCCGGGCAGCTTGCGCCAGCCATTCCCGGTCAGCGTCGTGCTCTGGAAGCAGCTCAACCAGCTCCAGCATGCCCGATGCGGCAATGGCTGCAGCGGAGCTGTCCCGTTTGGTCTCGGGAATCTGCGGCACATCGAAATCCCAGAACACCACGCTATCCTCAGGAAGCCGGTCCACAAAATAGCGGGCGAGCCGCTTGGAGGTTTCCAGCAGCCCGGGCTGCCGCATATACCGGTAGGCCAGCGCGAAACCGTAAATACCCCAGGCTTGGCCTCTGGTCCAGGTCGAGCCGTCCCGGCTCCCTTGGTGGGTCCCTCCGCGGATCGAGTCTCCGGTCACCGGATCAAAGTAAAAGGTATGGTACGTGGAGTCATCTCCACGGACCAGAAAACGGCGGCTCATGGCCGTCTGCTGCTCGGCGGCCTGACGGTAGGCTTCCCGGCCGGTCTGCTGGTAAGCCCAATGCAGCAAAGGCAAATTCATCAGGCAATCAATGATAATGCGGCCGCCGTTCTCGGGATCATTTTTGGGGCCCCACGCCTGGAGAATTCCCGGAATTTCGCGCCATCTTTCCAGCAGAACATCCGCTGCCTGCAAGGCGGCGGACCGGGAGCTTTCGTCCCGTTCCAGAATCCAATGGGCTTTGATGGAGGGAGAATAGAGAAATCCGATGTCATGATGCTCCAGGCCCACCCGGTGCTCAAGACGCTCCCGGAAGTTGTCCAAGGTTGTCATAGCGGCCGTCCGAAACCGGGGGTCTCTGGAGTATTCATAAGACAGCCAGAGCATCCCGGTCCAGAAGCCCTCGGTCCAATCGTTACCGGGAGTCAGCCGGTAGATCCGGTCTCCTTGGGTGCTTGTAACGGGGAACTTGTCTCCAAATCGCTCAATATTGTGTGAAACTACGCGCAAGGCGTCTTCGATGGCTTGTGCCCACATAGTGGTATCCTCCATTTCGCGTTATCATGCTGCCTCTATTATATAACCGGACGAATGATTGCCGGTTGTGCTAAAATGTAACCAAATTGCGATTATAGCAACGGGGAGGCGTTCGCGTTGGCGTCACACATTGAACATGTGGATCCGGGTCACAGCAGCTTTTTTCTGGCTTTCCGGGATGAGCTGCAGGAGGACCACTTTCATAAATTTCATGCACATCAGGGTCTGGAATTGTTATTTATCCATGAAGGGCAAGGGATCGTGGAGGTGGAGGGCCGCACCTATGAACTGCAAGGAGGATCGTTGTTCTGCTTCCAGCCGTACCAGCTGCACAAGGTGGAGATTCCCGCCCCAAGGGATGCCCGGGATGTCCGCTATGTCCGGACGAACCTGACCTTTGAGCCCCGGTATCTGGAGCCGTTTTTGGCTCCATATCCCAAGCTGGAGGCGTTTCTCCGCTTTTTATCCAGGGGGACGCTGTCTTCGCCCAGATTTGCTGTTGATGACAGCCGGCTGATGGGAGCGGTGGAGAGTCATGTTCAGGCCGTACTTGAACCGGGGGAGGGGCAGGAGGAGGCCCGCATCCTGTTCCTGATCTCCTTGCTGCGGTATCTCCAGCTGGCGGTTATCTCCGGGGAGGAACTGCCGCCGGAAGGCTGGTCTGTTAAAACAACGGCCCATATCGAATCGGTTATGGATTGGATCGAAGATCATTTCCGGCAGCCCTTCAGTCTGGAGCTGCTGGCAGGGGAGCTGCATCTGTCCTCCTACTATGTATCCCATTTGTTCAAACAGTACACCGGGGTATCGCTCACGGATTATGTCACGGCCAGAAGAATCCGTGAAGCCTGCGTGCTGCTGGGGAGCTCCGGGCAGTCCGTACAGAGAATCGCCCGCGAGGTCGGGGGGCTAAGCGCCCCTTATTTTTGCAAGCTGTTCAAAAAACACAAAGGCATGACGCCCCTGGACTACCGTTCGGCGCTTCACCATACGGCCAAATAGCGGACGGGTTCCCGCGCCGGCCTTATCCCGGCACCGGGTAAGCCGGATTTGTCCCGGCTTTTAAGCCTTTCCGTTCCTGATCTGGCGGTAGCTTCCGGGGGTGACCCCAGTTTGTTTCCGAAACAGCCGGATGAAGTAATTGGCATTTTCAATGCCAACCTGCCGGCCTACTTCCGATACGGAAAGCTCCATGTTTTCCAGCAATGATTTAGCCTTCTTGATTTGCAGATCATGCAGATACTGGAGCGGACTCATCCCTGTGTATGTTTTGAGGCACCGGGCGAGATAATCGAACCGGAAATGAAGCGTCTGCTCCATGTGCCTGGCGTCGAAGGGCCGGGTCAGGTGCTGCTGGAGGTAGGCGATTGTCTGATCGCAGAGCTGTCTTGCGCGGGGGGCATATTGCATTTTTGCGGCAGCCTGCAATTGGACCAGAAGACCGGCAAGCTGCGTCTGCAGCGGTAAGGAGCTTGCCGGAGACAAGGCCTGATGAAGCTCCACCATCTGCTCCAGGAACGGCAGAACGCCGGGAGGATGCAAAACGGTAAACTTCGGAATATACATCACCTGCTGCTGCGGAGCCACATCGAGATTTGTCCCTTTGACATAGGGAAAGGACCAGGGGATTTTTCCGCTATCGATTGTTCGGACCGGTGCCGGATGAACAAAATGAATCCAGTAAATTTCCGTGATTTCTTCACAAGGACGATGCCCGGTATGCCTGCGGCCCGGTTCGAGCACCAGCATGGTGCCTGCCTTGATTTCGTAGGGCACCTCATCTTCCGTCATATACAGGGTGCCCTTCATGACAAACAGCATGTCATATACATCGAACGAACGGGTTTCATGTTTTTGCCCCGGCGGCCAAAAGGCATGGC
This genomic interval carries:
- a CDS encoding alginate lyase family protein, whose protein sequence is MNTQPALQQLLQVANDSMSVSCHAVPAWDIPGFYFDMAGHQAAKRLMEEDAQAACTTALAFGHTGRAEYADKALELIDGWAAINKVLTGDDGPLVSAYLGTGLIQAAGLLQGYSGWRKENQDQFIAWMTGVCLPEWDRIPLRNNWWSWSLYAQLSLFRLMGDQARFAEEVANLKEHIDSSLETSGLIPEETTRGSNAVWYHYFSLAPLTAAIKLVADTTGENLFHWTSPGGKSVKKALDTFFYYADGRIAEWPYGDAQKFPAPLASDTWPLDLYEAMSRIYSDPEYERFVSPYRPITGNKNINSGYYQSYAWIFPELQFTPG
- a CDS encoding glycoside hydrolase family 88 protein, whose protein sequence is MEDTTMWAQAIEDALRVVSHNIERFGDKFPVTSTQGDRIYRLTPGNDWTEGFWTGMLWLSYEYSRDPRFRTAAMTTLDNFRERLEHRVGLEHHDIGFLYSPSIKAHWILERDESSRSAALQAADVLLERWREIPGILQAWGPKNDPENGGRIIIDCLMNLPLLHWAYQQTGREAYRQAAEQQTAMSRRFLVRGDDSTYHTFYFDPVTGDSIRGGTHQGSRDGSTWTRGQAWGIYGFALAYRYMRQPGLLETSKRLARYFVDRLPEDSVVFWDFDVPQIPETKRDSSAAAIAASGMLELVELLPEHDADREWLAQAARRIVASLAANYSTKGEPDAQGLLNRGSYAVRLDISPDDYVIWGDYFYLEALMRLERGVPGYWYER
- a CDS encoding AraC family transcriptional regulator encodes the protein MASHIEHVDPGHSSFFLAFRDELQEDHFHKFHAHQGLELLFIHEGQGIVEVEGRTYELQGGSLFCFQPYQLHKVEIPAPRDARDVRYVRTNLTFEPRYLEPFLAPYPKLEAFLRFLSRGTLSSPRFAVDDSRLMGAVESHVQAVLEPGEGQEEARILFLISLLRYLQLAVISGEELPPEGWSVKTTAHIESVMDWIEDHFRQPFSLELLAGELHLSSYYVSHLFKQYTGVSLTDYVTARRIREACVLLGSSGQSVQRIAREVGGLSAPYFCKLFKKHKGMTPLDYRSALHHTAK
- a CDS encoding helix-turn-helix transcriptional regulator, which produces MNCLELAIPPLPQLVTIGHAFWPPGQKHETRSFDVYDMLFVMKGTLYMTEDEVPYEIKAGTMLVLEPGRRHTGHRPCEEITEIYWIHFVHPAPVRTIDSGKIPWSFPYVKGTNLDVAPQQQVMYIPKFTVLHPPGVLPFLEQMVELHQALSPASSLPLQTQLAGLLVQLQAAAKMQYAPRARQLCDQTIAYLQQHLTRPFDARHMEQTLHFRFDYLARCLKTYTGMSPLQYLHDLQIKKAKSLLENMELSVSEVGRQVGIENANYFIRLFRKQTGVTPGSYRQIRNGKA